The following is a genomic window from Variovorax paradoxus.
GCGGCCAATGGCTGCTGCGCCGTGGCGACACCTTCAGCCTGCGGCTGATCGCCGATGCGCACCGCGAGCGCTCCACCTACGGCACCCGTGTCCTCTACTCGCTGGGAAGCGGACCGGCGCTGGCCCGTGCACTGGCCGGCGGCGCCACCGGCATCGTCACCGACCCGCGGCGCTATGCGGTCAATACCGATGGCGTGGAGCGCGTCGATCTCGACCAGGGTGGCGTGTCGGCCGAAGCGAGCTGGAAGCTCGGGTCCGGCGCCAGCGTCACGTCCATCACCGCCGGCCGCTCATGGAGTTTCGTGCCGACGACCAACGACAACCTCAATATCCCCGTGCTGATCGACGGCGGCTCCCGCGTGCGCCAGCAGCAGTTCTCGCAGGAGCTGCGCTACGCGGGGCCAACCGGCGGTGTGGTCGACTATGTGGTGGGCGCGTTCTACATGCGCCAGCGCATGCGCAACGAGATATTCACCGTGTTCGGTCCGCGGGCGGACATCGTTCTGCAGGGAACGTCCGTGCCGGTGCTCGCCAACGCGAGCACCGTGAGCTTCGGCGCGCTCGATACGGAGAGCTTCGCGCTCTTCTCCCAGGCCACGTGGCACGCCACGTCCAGGCTCGACCTCACGGCCGGCCTGCGCATCACGCAGGAGCGCAAGGACGGGCGCACCCAACGCGGCGACTCGACGGGTGGTGCCCCTGCCACCGCGTTCCTGCGCAATCGTCCGATCGTGCTTGGTGCCTACGACACAGGCTCGCTGGCCATCCGTAAGACCAGCCCATCGGCGCTCCTGAGTGCGAGCTATCGGCTGGGCGACGACGCGATCGGCTACTTGAGCTTTTCGCACGGCGAGCGGTCGGGTGGGATCAATCTGGCGGGACCGGGTGCCGCTCCCGGCCCGCTCGGCGCCTCGTCGCTGATCATCGGGCCTGAACGTGTCGACAGCCTGGACGTTGGCGTCAAGAGCAGCCTGTGGAATGATCGCCTGGCACTGAACCTGAACGCCTTCCTGGCAGGCGTGCGCGGCTACCAGACGTCGATGTTCGTGCCCGCCGGCGCAGGTGCGGGCAACTACGTCGAGATCCTCACGAACGCGGGCGATCTCCGCAGCCGTGGACTGGAGCTGGATGCCACTGCGCGACCGGCGCGCGGCCTGACCGTGTGGGCCAACGCCGCCTTCAACGATGCACGCTATGGACGCTACGAGGACGCGCCTTGCCCGTCAGAGCGCGCGTTCGCGCCACAGGGGCGCTGCAGCCTGACCGGACGGCAGGTTGCCGGGACGCCGCGCTGGACAATCAACGTGGGCGCCGAATACCGCAGGTCCGTGAGCCCCGCCACCCAGCACTTCGTTTCAGCGGCGTACGCCTGGCGGTCCGCACAGGACGGCACGCTCGACGGGTCGGTCCACTCGCGCATTCCAGCCTATGGCCTGCTGAACCTCGCCACCGGTTGGAAGGTCGCACGGGGCAATGAAATCTGGAGCATTTCGCTCTGGTTGCGCAACGCGCTCGACAAGAAGTATTTTCCGACCGTGGCTGCCACTGCGAACGGTGCCTACGTAGCATCGGTCGGGACGCCGCGCACCCTGGGAGTGACAGTCCGGCTGGACTACTGACCTGTTGGACTCCTCCGATCTCTGGCCTCCAACACTCCCTGCACGAACCTGGGACACGGAAAGCGCGTGGGCATTGATGTGAGAACATCTGCGTGAGGCTCTTTGCCTTCTCAAGGCCGCAGCCGGTGCGTCGGCCGTGTTCCCGTTCTCGCATGCCGTGCGATGGGTCAGGTGACTTGTTCGAGCGGCGCAGCCGGAAGCGCGAGGCGGAATGTCGAACCGCTGGTGCCTGTCTCGTGCAGTGTCACGTCGCCGCCATGGCGTCTCGCGATCTCGCGCGACAGGTGAAGCCCCAGTCCAGTGCCGGCCACTGCGCTCGCCGTTTCGGCACGGAAATATTTCTCGAAGATGCGGGCCTTGTCGGCCATTGCGACTCCCGGTCCGCGGTCGATCACGTCGACCTGCACGATGTCGCCCGTCTGCCGCAGCACCACATGCACCGGTCGCTCCGGCGGCGAGTACTTCAATGCGTTCTGCATCAGGTTCTGCAGCGCGATCTCGAGCAGCGCTCGATCGCCGCGCACCTTGGGCAGGGGTTCGCGCACGTCGATGGACAGGCGCGGAGCGCCGGGAAAATGGAAGCTCTCGCACAGGCCGCGCGCGAGCGGCGCCATGTCAAAGACTTCGAGGCGAAGCACCCGGTTCTCGGGCTGGAGGCGGTCGGCCAGCAGGATGTTCTCGATCAGCATGGTCAGGCGCTGCACGGCGCGCCGGATCCGCTCGGTGCGCTGCTTCACCATCGGCTCCACGCCCAGCTTCGAGATGTCGAGCGATTGCGCCGCGCCGTCGATCACTGTCAAGGGCGTGCGGAACTCGTGCGACACCATCGAGACAAACTCGCGCTGCTGCACGATCGCCTGGCGCTCGACTTCGAGCGACTCTCGCAGCCGGGCTTCCAGACGGGCGCGGGCCGCAATCTCCTCGTGCAACGCGGCATTGGTCTGCTGCAGTTCGGCGGTGCGTCGGACGACCGTGCCTTCAAGCGCCTGCTCAGCTTCCAGCCGCACCGCGTGCACGCGCTCGCGCTCGATGCGGTAGTCGCGCTCGGCGCGCCGCGTCCGGTCGGCCACGGCCACATTCAGCAGGACGAGGTGGCACATGGTGCCGAGCCAATAGATGCGGTCGGGTGGCACGCCGGGCACCCCGTCGCCGAGCCAGAGCTTCAACAGCCCGTAAAGCCCCAGCACCGTTCCCACCGCGAAGGCGGAGGCCGCAAGCAGGTATTGGAACTGGTGCCGCACGAAGAGCAGGTAGCAGACGAAAACCGCGCCGAACAGCGTGGACGCGGTGCTGCCCGCGCTCGCCCAGCTCGCCATGGCGGCGTGATGGCCGGCCAGGACCAGCACGAGCACAACGAAGTTGAAGGCCACGACGGCGTTGAAGAAATGTGCCGCGGGCCGCCAGTGGCGCCGAAACTGGAAGATGCGCGACATGAACGCGGTACCCACCATGTTGAAGAAGCAATTGACGGCAAGCAGCGTTTGAGCGACGCGTTCGGGGCGAGCGTCGAGGAACCACTGCGCTGCAAACCCCTGGCGGTTGATCGACAGAGCCGCGATGCAGAGCACGTACAGCGCGTAGTGGGCGTAGAGCCCGTCCCGCAGCCAAGCCCCGAAGATCAGGTTCATGCAGACGGCGAGCAGGACGGCGCCAAGCAGCACGCCCATGATGGTGTAGTCGGCCGTGCGGTCGCGCTCGAAGCCGATAGGCTGCCACAGTTCCAGTTCGGCCCGCAGCGACGGCCCGTCGTTGCGCACCCTCAGAAAATAGACAGCCGGCTCGGTCGAAATGTCGAGCGGGAATACGAAGTTGTGGTCGGGGATCTCTCGCTCCGAGAACGGGCGGGCGTCGCCGAGCGACGTGTCGATGAATCCGCCGCGACCGTCCGGCGCATACAAGGTGACTTCGTGGATGCGCGGCGGTCGCACGCGCAGCAGCCATCGTGCGGGCGCATCGACCGTGCGCGCGAGCGAGAAGCGCAGCCACACCGCGTCGCGGCTGAAGCCTTCCTCCACCGGCCCTTCGAGCGGCGCGAAGCCGCTTCGCTGCGCGCCGCGCGCGACGTCGGCGATACGCCACCCGCCCGAGGGATCGCGCTGGATCTCGAAGCCCCCGGAGAGTTGGATGCCGTGCCCGAGGCCATCGGAAGCCGACAGTACCAGCGCCTGGGCGGGCATCGCAAAGCACCACAGCAGCAGGAACAGCAGAACAAGCAAGCGGCCCGGACCCGCCCGGGTGGTTTCGACGTCGAGGCGCATTGGGACGCGACTTTATACTTTCCGGGCCATGCCATCCCCGAGCCAGCGTACCGGTCTTCTCGTCCATGTGATCGAGGACGACGAAGACATCCGTGCAGAAACCGTCTTCGCACTCGGAGAGCTCGGCTTCGAGGTGGAAGGCTTCGGCGACGCCCCGTCGTTCTACAAGGCCTTCGCGGTCCGGCCCTGCGACATCGCCGTGGTGGACATCGGCTTGCCGGGCGAGAGCGGCCTCGCGATCGTTTCACATCTGCGCGCAGTGCAGCGACGGCTGGGACTGGTACTGGTCACCGCACGGGGCGAGCTTAAGGACCGGCTGCTGGGGCTGCGCGAAGGCGCAGACGCCTACCTGGTGAAGCCGGTGAACATGCTGGAGTTGGCCGAGACGCTCAACGCCGTCGGTCGGCGACTCACGGTCGCCTCGCAGGGAGACGCAGCGACCTCGCCGCCCGCACCCGCCGGCTGGCGCCTGCTCGAGGGCGACTGGATCCTGGGCGACCCCGAAGGGCGGCAGATGGCCCTCACCACGAGCGAGCGCGCCTTCCTCGGCTGTCTTTTCGGGCAGCGCGGCACAGCGGCGAGCCGCGACGACCTGATCCGCGCGCTTGGTGGCGACGTGTTCGATTTCGACGAGCACCGCATCGATGCGATCGCCAGCCGGCTGCGGCGCAAGGCCGCGAAGCTCGGCATGCGCCTGCCGCTGCATTCGGTGCGCGGCACAGGGTACGTGCTGGCGAACTGACGCTGCGCTCTGTCGGGGCGCCCGGGGCCGCGCATGGTCAGGAACCGTCAGAAAAGGTCAGGAAGGGCGCATGAAACAAACAATCAGGGCTTGCAACATGCGGTACGCGCAACGCGCCGCATCTACATGTCCTATTGGTTCCAATCTTCCGAGCGTGCGCACATCATGGTCATCGACGACAGCGTCGAGGAGCTCCAGGTGCTGCTTGCCCCGCTGCGTCGCGCCGGCCATCGCATCAGCCTAGACTTCGACGCGCTCGGAGGCTACCGCCGCGCCGAAGTGCTGCAGCCGGACTTGATTCTTCTTGACATGCACTTGGGAGCCACCAGCGGCTTCGAGGTGTGCCGGCTGCTGAAGGCGGATCAAACCACAGCGCACATTCCGGTGATTTTTCTCACCACAGGCGCGACGCTCGAGGAGCGGCTGACCTGTCTGCGAGAGGGCGGCGTCGACTACATCCTCAAACCCTTCCAACCCGACGAAGTGCTGGTCCGCATCTCGGTCCATCTCGCGCTCGCACGCCGCGGCGCGCAACCGCGCGACGGTGTCGCCGAGGCGCGCCGCAGACCGTCGGAGTCCGAAGAGGAAGTGCCCTACAAGCTGGACCGCGTGATCGCCACGGCCGCGCAGCGGCTCATTGAGCGCGACCTTGCGAACATCCCACCGCTGCCCGCGCTCGCCGCACGCGTGGGCACGCACGAGAAGCGGCTCACGCGGGCATTCCGTGCCCACACGGGGCGAACCGTGCTCGAGTTCGTGCGCGAGGAACGGCTGTCGCGCGCCCAGCATCTCCTCGCCCAGTCGCGGCTCAGCATCGAGGACGTGGCGCACGCGATTGGGTTCTCGGGTGCCGCGAACTTCACGACGGCGTTCAAGGAACGCTTCGGCAGCACGCCTGCGGCGTATCGGCAACTGAGTCGCGATTGTGCGTGCGGCGCGTGAAAAAAAAGCGGCATTCCAGCGGCGCATGGTTGCGTTCGATGTGACGTGGTGGGCCGCGAGATTCTCCAGTACTTCCACGGTCTGCTCGACGACAACGGCGCCCCAGCTGAGCGCGCGACCAGTTTCCGACGCAGTGACAACTTGGTATTGATTGCCGCCGAAATTTGACCCAGCGGGGGTGGGGATAAAACTCGGACTGGTTTATGTCGCAAGTCCAAGACACTCTCGCCGTGGCCTTCCTCGATTCAGGAAGCGCCTCGCGAACCCACTCAGTCAACGTCCCCCGACCGGATAATCCAAGATCCTCGTCGTTGCAGCAATGCAGCGATCATGAGTGAGGTAGTGCTCGACAGCCGTCTCCTTCTGCGCCTTCGAGTACTTGGGGACTTGACCCGAATAGCCCACAGCAAGGACGCTTGGGCGCGCGGCAAGCGCTGCATCATTCCGGCGCCAGCTTCGATGAACCAAACTGGGAAACGGGCAAGAACGTCTGGTGGCGTTTTCGGCGTGCTGATGGTGCGACCTGGGGCTTGGCCGGGCTCTGGAATACCTGGATCGACAAGGAAACCGGGGAGGTGCGGGACAACTGCACGATGCTGACGTTGAACGCCGATGGCCACCCGCTCATGGGGCGCATGCACAAGCCGACCCGAAGCTTTCGCCAGACCAGCAGGACAAGCGCCGACTGATTCCGCTTGAGGCGCACGACTTCGACCGCTGGCTGACGTGCACCGTCGAGGAAGCGAAGACGATGTTGAAGGTGCCGCCCGTTGGACAGTTCGATGCTGCGCCGGTGGCGTGATGAATGGCAGGAGGAGGAGGACCTCTAATTAACGGCATTAATTGTTGGGCGCCTCGGCCGCGAGTCTCTCGTTCGACAGGCTCCCGTCCTCAATGTTGCGGCGTAGTGCTGACGGGATGTCAACTGAGGAACCAGGGAAAAGTTGAAACTCTTGGAGGCCGCATCATCTACGGTACTCCCAAGGGCATGGCGTTTGACCTACTATCAAAAACGTTAATTAGGGAAAATAACTTCCGTTGGAAGTTAAGACCACGAACAGCAACTTATGACGACCGCCGTAGTCACCGTTACAGCCCTCAAGAAGCACCTCACGCCTACGCGTCGAGCGGGGCGGGCGAGCTACGCAGTACGCGTCCTGAAGAAGCGTCCACAGACAGTCGTGCGCGTGAGCGATCAGACGTACAACACGTTCCGCAAGATCGCAGACCCGGCTAACGCGCACCTCTTTACGGCTGAGTCCGCGCTAGACGCTTTCGCGCACATCGACTGAGCCGAGCCTCCGTTGGCGACTCGTTGCACGCAAGCCTTGCGTCGGCAACTCACCACTTTGGGCGAAGATCCGGACAACTTCGCTGCCGAATTTGACCAATGGAAATCGCTCGGCTTGGCTGGGGAGTACTCCAACTACTTGTTTGGAAAAGACGGCTCGTATGTTGCCCCAGCTGGACTGGAACATGTCCATCTGGTCCCCCTGGAAACTGCTGCGCTTGTGAAGTGGAATCTTCAGTGGCGGAGACGATCACGAAAGGTGAGTGATCGAGCGCTGGTGTATGCGAGTGACCAAACCCATGGCCACTTGCTGATTTACATCCTAGGTGAGCCGACCGCACATGAGGTGGCGTTATTGCGGACCACATCAAACACTGATGCGAAAGCTCGCTCGTATTGCGAACGCGTTCATAGAGCGCGGCGCCGTGATTGGATGACGGCTCTCTCTGGAGGGCTTTTTACGCTCGAAGCCAGCGTCACTTCCCGCTCCAAGAGTAAGGACGCTGAGACGACGGGGGCCGTGGTCGCGGAGCCCAGCGGTACACGAAAGAGGAGCGCCAGGCAGTTCGGCTGAGGGCGCTGCGCATAGCGATCACTCATCGCCAAACCGACGTCGGCTTGAATGCGTGTTCACAAACCGATGCCTCCGCCTTTCAAACGAATCGCGGAATCGGTCCCTTCTGCGGCGTGGTGTCATCGCCCAGGTCGAGCGCCACGCGATCGATGAAACACCAGCCCCAGCCCTCAGGCGGGTCGTAGCCCTCGATGACCGGATGGCCGGTGGCGTGGAAATGCGCGCGCGCATGGCGATTGGGCGAGTCGTCGCAGCAGCCGACGTGGCCGCAGGTCCGGCACAGCCGCAGGTGCACCCAGGGGCTGCCTGACTTCAGGCATTCCTCGCACCCAAGGGCACTGGGCGTGACATGGTGGATCGCATCGGTATGGGTGCAGTGCTTGCTCATGCGCAAAGCATAGCGTTCATCGGGTGAGATGAGGTCGACACACGGCCTTGCGCAAAGACACGGGCCAGTGGAAACCTCGGTGTTCGTTGAGGGCGCCCGAGGGGTCTGACAGGTTCGCGCTGTACTTCGACTGCAAAACGGATCAGCGCCTCTCGCAGTCTCACGGTAGACAGAGCGCCACCGACCCCATGGCGGGTCGACGTCGTTTCGGTCGTGCCGTTATCCCTCCTTGTCTGGGACAGCACGGTTGCCGCTTGCCAGCCACGCTGAGAGGTCCCCGCCAGCTCGGCCTGCGCCAAGGCGGCAGTCGGGGCACCCATGTTCCCCTGTGGAAGCGACCAAGGTAGCCGTGGTCACTGCGGCGGAATCGCCATCGGGTCCATCCAAAGGGCTTCCCAGACGTGGCCGTCCGGATCGGCCAGGTTGCGGTTGTACATGAACCCCAGATCCTGGATGGGGTTGACGTCGGCAGTGCCGCCCGCCTTCGCCGCGGCGTCGTTCATCAGGTCGACCGCGCGCTTGCTCTCACAGGTGATCGCGAGCATCACCTCGCTCGAGCCTGCGGCGGGAAGCGGGCGGCTGGTGAAGCTGCGCCATTTCGCATGGGTGAGCAGCATCACGCAGATGTTCTCGCTCCACACCATGCAGGCGGCGGTGTCGTCGGTGAACTGGGGGTTGTTGTCGAACCCCAGCGCCTCGTAAAAGGCCTTGGATCGGGGCAGATCGGCCACTGGCAGGTTCACGAAAATCGACTTGGTCATGAGAGTCTCCGCAGGTTGGGGCGAGCACCCTTGCTCGCCTGTCCGAACCATACGAATCGTCACTGCGCCACGCATTGACGTTTGGTAAGACGTGCGCCGCGCCTAGCCGGCCCCGAGCGCGATGGCCTTGCGCAGACGGCTGAGGCTTTCGGGGGTGATGCCCAGCCATGCCGCGACATGGTGCTGCTTCAAGCGCTTGTGCAGCTCCGGTTCCCTGCGGATGAAGTCGCGGTAGCGTTGCATGGCGGTGTCGTGGCGGAACGCGATCTCGGCCGGTTCCTTCTCGATGATCCAGTGACGCTCCAAGTATCGGATGTAGAACGCCGCGACGTCGGGAAAGCTGCGCACGAGTGCTCTGAACGCAGCGAATTCGTACTCCAGAACGGTGCTGTCCTCGATCGCAGTGATCGTGAAGAGGCTGGGCTGGCTGAGCAAGGTCGCGCTGACCGAGGCGGCGATGCGGCCCTCCGGGAAGAAATACTTGATCACCATGTTGCCGTCCGGGCCGACGTGGTGCTGCGAGAACAGCCCCTCGGACACGAACGCGAATGTGGTCGGTACTTCGCCCGCCACGATGAACGACTCGTCCTTGCGGTAGTGCCGTTGCCGCAAGAGCGGTGCCCAGGCGCGCTGTGCTTCCTCGGAGAGGTCTGCGTAAGTGCGGATTTTTTGAAAGAATTTATCGGCGCTCATTCAATCCACCTGTTCGGGCCAATCGCAGTGTTGGCGCAGTGTGCATCATCAGTCGTGGCCTGAAATGTCGTGGCCCGTGCGCGCAGCAACTTGACCCAACGCCGGATGATGAAGACGTACTCGCCCGTGGCGTCGTAGGCTGCCCGGCTGGTGTGCTCCAGGTCTTCGCGGTTCATCGAGCTACCTCCATGGCCGGGCCGCGTTGCGCAAGTCCGAAGTCGGCAAGACCGGGGCACCTAAGCGCAATTCCTACAGCGGCCATCCCGTTCAGCCCACAGGACACTCCAGCGTTGCCGCGAGCATTGGGGCTCGGCATTTTGCCGAGATGATGAAAAAGGAGCAGCCATGCCCAAGCGAGCACAAGATCCGGGCGACGAAGCGGGCCGTCTCGATCCCATCGGCCCTCACGGTCCCAATCCCCGGTCGCGCGGCCAAGTGCGCGGCGGCGACGCCGGCGCAGAAGCCGAAGTCAATTTCGACGACGACGAGATCTACTCCGGCACCGGCAACAACAGCCGCCGCGGCGGCACTTCCAAAAGCGGGGGTGGAGACAGCGGTGCACTCGGCCCACCCTCGGAACAGTTGTCAGACAGCAATCAACCGCGCGAGAAAAACGCGAGCGGAACGCGCTGAGGTGGGGCAGTGACTTGACGTTCGCAGCGCGTTCCTCGAGGCATCTGGCCTTTCTTCGCGAACCCCAGCACCTTCGTCGCGCCGGCGCGCGCCTGCCTGGCCTCCAGCAGCCCGCCCGCGGGGAGCGGGTCTGGGGTGCTAGAGGACCGCTTGCGCAAAACCTTGACAGGGTGGTCGTCGAACCTTGGCGCCGGCGGCACGACGACGCGGAGCCCGTCCCGCCGCTCGTCGTCAGCCAGGACGGGCCAGTCCGGAAAGCAGGGCTCGCGCGAGTTGCGAGCGGCCATTGCTGCACCGTGCGAACCCGCCGCCCACGCGCCTGCTCGGGCCACGTCACCTTTGAGGGCTCGCGTCCACCCGGTGGTCGATGGACAGTTCACACGCAGGGGATCCCCGTGGGCAGCCGTGCCGAGGCGGTCGAAAAGCACTTCAAGGACCACAAGCGGTCGCAACGAGATCGGCGCCTTCATCGTCCTGCGGCGCCGGTGGCTTGCGCATGAGGCGGGTACCGACCCCATCCTGAGCACAGCGCCTTGGACGACCGATCACGGTCCAGGCAGGGAAAGCTGGATGCCTGCTGCTCCGGTGCCGGGCTGCCACGGACGCTGTCCCCATCCCTCCAATTTGCAGAAATCGTGGTGACACGTAACAATCGGCTACAAAAAAAACCGATTAATTCGGGGAGAAGCGCCCCGCGAGTGAACGCGCAAGGCGCAGACCACTTCCGTGTTCCCCACCATTCTGGCCCGGCTTGCGTCCGGGTGGCCATGCCATGAACCGTACCCACCGCATCGTCGTCAATCGCCGCACCGGCGCCCGCCAAGCCGTTTCCGAAACCGCGAAGGCATCGACCGGGGGGCGTCCGGCGCTCGGCTGCGCCTTGGCCGTGGGTGCCGCGCTGCTCATCGCGGCTGCACCGCCGGCGCGGGCACAGGCGCAATTCGTGTGGGTGTCGCCAGTGGCGGGCAGCTGGTTCAACCCTGGCAACTGGGACGTCGGCGCGGTGCCGACGGCAGCCGACAACGTGGTCGTCTTCGGTCCCGGCACGGCGCAGGTCTCGGGCAGCGGTGTCGTCGCACGGGCCAATTTCTTCACCATCACGCAGGCCGACACCGAGGGCTCGGCGTCGGTGACGAACGGCGGCACGCTCACCGTCGCCAGATCGATGTTCGGATTCACGGGCCCGGCGACGATGCTGGTCGACGGCGCCAATTCGGTGTTCAACGCGGGCCGCCTGCTCGTGGGCTTCTCCGCGCCGGGCACGCTGACGGTCTCCAACGGCGGCACGGTCCGCGCGGAAGTGATCGAACTCGGCGCAGACGCCGGTGGCGTGGGCACGCTCAATCTCAACGCCGGCGGCACGCTCGAAACGGGCGGGGACAACGGCCTGGTGCCCGCGAAGCCGGTGGCCAGCGATGCGTTCAACTGGTCGGGCGGCACACTGCGCGTGAGCGGCGCCGACCTGAACACCGGCATCGACGCCACGCTGACCGGCGCGGGCTCCACCCTCGACACCAATGGATTGAGCGCGACGCTCTCGGGCGTGCTCTCGGGCGGCGGCGAGCTCATCAAGACCGGCCCGGGGACGCTCACGCTCTCGGGTGCCAACACCTACGGCGGCGGCACGCGCCTCTTCCAAGGCGTGCTGGCCCTCGGCCATGCGTCGGCACTCGGAACCGGCGCGCTGTTGATCGCCGATGGACAACTGCAGGGCACCGCCACGATGAGCGTGGCCAACCCGATCAATCTCGC
Proteins encoded in this region:
- a CDS encoding TonB-dependent receptor gives rise to the protein MNARGRSEAAQQVPIPLTSIDGEALETQQSWRLEDLQQWLPSTSITFGDPRQSAVAVRGVGRNPSNDGLEGSTGIYLDNVYLGRAGMATFDLLDLDRVELLRGPQGTLFGKNTTAGVLALHTRPPSRETERSLQLSIGQRGLAQGQAIFSGALSEETGGRLLVYGTHERGSIENIYDGGRVNGGNRSGVRGQWLLRRGDTFSLRLIADAHRERSTYGTRVLYSLGSGPALARALAGGATGIVTDPRRYAVNTDGVERVDLDQGGVSAEASWKLGSGASVTSITAGRSWSFVPTTNDNLNIPVLIDGGSRVRQQQFSQELRYAGPTGGVVDYVVGAFYMRQRMRNEIFTVFGPRADIVLQGTSVPVLANASTVSFGALDTESFALFSQATWHATSRLDLTAGLRITQERKDGRTQRGDSTGGAPATAFLRNRPIVLGAYDTGSLAIRKTSPSALLSASYRLGDDAIGYLSFSHGERSGGINLAGPGAAPGPLGASSLIIGPERVDSLDVGVKSSLWNDRLALNLNAFLAGVRGYQTSMFVPAGAGAGNYVEILTNAGDLRSRGLELDATARPARGLTVWANAAFNDARYGRYEDAPCPSERAFAPQGRCSLTGRQVAGTPRWTINVGAEYRRSVSPATQHFVSAAYAWRSAQDGTLDGSVHSRIPAYGLLNLATGWKVARGNEIWSISLWLRNALDKKYFPTVAATANGAYVASVGTPRTLGVTVRLDY
- a CDS encoding response regulator transcription factor, with product MPSPSQRTGLLVHVIEDDEDIRAETVFALGELGFEVEGFGDAPSFYKAFAVRPCDIAVVDIGLPGESGLAIVSHLRAVQRRLGLVLVTARGELKDRLLGLREGADAYLVKPVNMLELAETLNAVGRRLTVASQGDAATSPPAPAGWRLLEGDWILGDPEGRQMALTTSERAFLGCLFGQRGTAASRDDLIRALGGDVFDFDEHRIDAIASRLRRKAAKLGMRLPLHSVRGTGYVLAN
- a CDS encoding Crp/Fnr family transcriptional regulator, which encodes MSADKFFQKIRTYADLSEEAQRAWAPLLRQRHYRKDESFIVAGEVPTTFAFVSEGLFSQHHVGPDGNMVIKYFFPEGRIAASVSATLLSQPSLFTITAIEDSTVLEYEFAAFRALVRSFPDVAAFYIRYLERHWIIEKEPAEIAFRHDTAMQRYRDFIRREPELHKRLKQHHVAAWLGITPESLSRLRKAIALGAG
- a CDS encoding response regulator transcription factor, with amino-acid sequence MSYWFQSSERAHIMVIDDSVEELQVLLAPLRRAGHRISLDFDALGGYRRAEVLQPDLILLDMHLGATSGFEVCRLLKADQTTAHIPVIFLTTGATLEERLTCLREGGVDYILKPFQPDEVLVRISVHLALARRGAQPRDGVAEARRRPSESEEEVPYKLDRVIATAAQRLIERDLANIPPLPALAARVGTHEKRLTRAFRAHTGRTVLEFVREERLSRAQHLLAQSRLSIEDVAHAIGFSGAANFTTAFKERFGSTPAAYRQLSRDCACGA
- a CDS encoding sensor histidine kinase — encoded protein: MRLDVETTRAGPGRLLVLLFLLLWCFAMPAQALVLSASDGLGHGIQLSGGFEIQRDPSGGWRIADVARGAQRSGFAPLEGPVEEGFSRDAVWLRFSLARTVDAPARWLLRVRPPRIHEVTLYAPDGRGGFIDTSLGDARPFSEREIPDHNFVFPLDISTEPAVYFLRVRNDGPSLRAELELWQPIGFERDRTADYTIMGVLLGAVLLAVCMNLIFGAWLRDGLYAHYALYVLCIAALSINRQGFAAQWFLDARPERVAQTLLAVNCFFNMVGTAFMSRIFQFRRHWRPAAHFFNAVVAFNFVVLVLVLAGHHAAMASWASAGSTASTLFGAVFVCYLLFVRHQFQYLLAASAFAVGTVLGLYGLLKLWLGDGVPGVPPDRIYWLGTMCHLVLLNVAVADRTRRAERDYRIERERVHAVRLEAEQALEGTVVRRTAELQQTNAALHEEIAARARLEARLRESLEVERQAIVQQREFVSMVSHEFRTPLTVIDGAAQSLDISKLGVEPMVKQRTERIRRAVQRLTMLIENILLADRLQPENRVLRLEVFDMAPLARGLCESFHFPGAPRLSIDVREPLPKVRGDRALLEIALQNLMQNALKYSPPERPVHVVLRQTGDIVQVDVIDRGPGVAMADKARIFEKYFRAETASAVAGTGLGLHLSREIARRHGGDVTLHETGTSGSTFRLALPAAPLEQVT
- a CDS encoding VOC family protein; this encodes MTKSIFVNLPVADLPRSKAFYEALGFDNNPQFTDDTAACMVWSENICVMLLTHAKWRSFTSRPLPAAGSSEVMLAITCESKRAVDLMNDAAAKAGGTADVNPIQDLGFMYNRNLADPDGHVWEALWMDPMAIPPQ
- a CDS encoding UBP-type zinc finger domain-containing protein — translated: MSKHCTHTDAIHHVTPSALGCEECLKSGSPWVHLRLCRTCGHVGCCDDSPNRHARAHFHATGHPVIEGYDPPEGWGWCFIDRVALDLGDDTTPQKGPIPRFV